In Archocentrus centrarchus isolate MPI-CPG fArcCen1 chromosome 21, fArcCen1, whole genome shotgun sequence, the following are encoded in one genomic region:
- the p2ry8 gene encoding P2Y purinoceptor 8 yields the protein MPLTSSACVHKGSNMTANSSKLDDATISFLQNFEAGVAISVFYIFITAINLLGNGLSMWLLLFRTSPKTPSIIFMINLTLTDMALGAALPFQISYHLQGYQWNLGPNMCSFLTLVFYANMYCSILTMMAIGIDRYLGIVRPMLFRRIRKKKSITIISCLIMWALVLSTLYPLMTTDLTYHVPQLNITTCFDVLKANMLPSVAAWAAFLFTMVFVLFLLPFCVTTFCYVSVIRKLASDSKTSQKKRAIRLALIVLVVFTFCFAPNNFLLLIHSVLRLYYKKSVYTAYKLSLSFSCLNSCLDPFIYYFASKEFRQKLRAIINLHSLSSGDSMKMENKETLCSAQ from the exons GTTCAAACATGACAGCGAATTCCAGCAAACTAGACGACGCCACAATCAGCTTTTTGCAGAACTTTGAAGCCGGCGTCGCCATCTCGGTTTTTTACATATTCATCACTGCCATTAACTTGTTAGGAAATGGCCTGTCCATGTGGCTTCTCCTCTTCCGTACCTCCCCCAAGACTCCCTCCATCATCTTTATGATAAATCTTACTCTCACTGACATGGCTCTCGGTGCTGCACTGCCATTTCAGATCTCCTACCATCTCCAAGGATATCAATGGAATCTGGGACCGAATATGTGCAG TTTTCTAACCCTCGTTTTCTACGCCAACATGTACTGTTCCATCCTAACAATGATGGCCATCGGTATTGACCGCTATCTGGGCATTGTCAGGCCCATGCTGTTCAGGCGGATCAGAAAGAAGAAgtccatcaccatcatcagctGCCTCATTATGTGGGCAttggtcctgagcactctgtaTCCATTGATGACCACAGATCTGACCTATCATGTCCCTCAGCTCAACATTACCACATGCTTTGACGTACTGAAGGCAAACATGCTTCCATCTGTGGCGGCCTGGGCAGCCTTCCTCTTCACCATGGTGTttgtcctctttctccttccGTTCTGTGTGACAACATTCTGCTACGTCAGTGTCATACGCAAGCTGGCCAGTGATTCAAAGACATCCCAGAAAAAGAGGGCAATACGTCTGGCACTCATCGTTCTCGTAGtcttcacattctgttttgCGCCAAACAATTTCCTCCTGTTGATACATAGTGTGCTAAGACTCTACTATAAGAAGTCTGTCTACACCGCCTACAAgctgtctttgtctttcagctGTCTAAATAGCTGCCTTGATCCATTTATTTACTACTTTGCTTCTAAGGAGTTCAGACAGAAGTTGAGAGCGATAATAAATCTGCACAGTTTGAGCAGCGGAGATTCAATGAAGATGGAGAACAAAGAAACTTTGTGCTCTGCACAGTGA
- the asmtl gene encoding putative bifunctional dTTP/UTP pyrophosphatase/methyltransferase protein isoform X2: protein MTSLAKRQFNLKATMVLNPVISKLAGKLVVLASASPRRLEILRSAGLRFEVVPSWFKETLNKGLFKSPHEYAVETAKQKALEVARRMPFKHLKTPDIVIGADTIVSVDGMILEKPLDKHDAYRMLSSLSGKEHSVFTGVAIVLCHEKENEEVDYQLIEFHEETKVKFADLSEEMLWEYINSGEPMDKAGGYGIQALGGMLVEYVHGDFLNVVGFPLNHFCKQLDLIYNFSTSSLDQKSEPVPLAQPSHKSSDKHNSPSIPRPSSPYGCQTHHTQISPTASPVHKVKRKDNESEVSESSRTLVNSLSKHTDDGEAKLHENATFPREQVIEPKKRDLEKICELMDGFKASKALFTASKLCLFDLLHSRPGLDAAQVAQEIKASAKGTGCLLEACVSLGLLKSVEKTCQKPVYENTKLATDFLRSDAPFSLHGYIQHCNETIWPLFSHLESAVQEGTSQREKAFGKETSSNSREGKLRFMKAMHNIANITGKTVATAFNLRDYKTACDIGGCTGAMAYEFTKAHRGLSVIVFDLPAVVELNEFFRPQHTENRVSFVAGDFFKDELPKADLYILARILHDLPDEKVHILLSKIADACTSGCGLLLSEIFLDEGRRAPSRGLLQALSMSEGKQRSAAEYSLLLKSHGFITTHTRHTDNLLDAMLCIKA, encoded by the exons ATGACGTCGCTCGCCAAAC GGCAGTTCAACCTGAAAGCCACCATGGTACTGAACCCGGTCATTTCCAAGCTTGCTGGTAAGCTAGTTGTGTTGGCCAGTGCTTCTCCGAGGAGACTGGAGATTCTGCGCAGTGCG GGGTTACGATTTGAGGTTGTACCATCCTGGTTTAAGGAAACCCTCAATAAAGGGCTTTTCAAATCACCTCATGAGTATGCTGTTGAGACAGCCAAGCAGAAGGCCTTGGAGGTAGCCAGGAGGATGCCATTT AAACACCTGAAGACTCCAGATATAGTTATCGGGGCCGACACAATTGTG AGTGTAGATGGCATGATTCTGGAGAAACCATTGGACAAACATGATGCTTATAGGATGCTGTCAAG TTTGAGTGGTAAAGAGCACAGTGTGTTCACTGGTGTAGCTATCGTCCTCTGCCATGAAAAGGAAA ATGAAGAAGTCGATTACCAGCTGATTGAATTCCACGAAGAAACTAAAGTGAAGTTTGCTGATCTCTCAGAAGAAATGCTGTGGGAGTACATTAATAGCGGTGAACCCAT ggacAAGGCTGGTGGCTATGGCATTCAGGCTCTGGGTGGCATGCTGGTAGAGTATGTCCATGGAGACTTTCTCAATGTTGTGGGTTTCCCTCTCAACCACTTCTGCAAACAGCTAGACCTTATTTACAATTTTTCTACTTCCTCTTTGGACCAGAAAAGTGAGCCTGTCCCTCTGGCTCAGCCTAGCCACAAGTCTTCAGACAAACACAACTCCCCATCCATTCCCAGACCAAGCAGCCCCTATGGTTGTCAAACACATCATACCCAGATCAGCCCCACAGCCAGTCCTGTCCATAAG gtgaaaagaaaagacaatgaAAGTGAAGTGAGTGAAAGTTCCAGGACATTGGTCAACAGCTTGTCTAAACATACAGATGACGGGGAGGCCAAGCTCCATGAGAATGCAACATTTCCAAGAGAGCAGGTGATTGAACCTAAAAAAAGAGATTTGGAGAAAATCTGTGAACTGATGGATGGATTCAAAGCCTCAAAG GCACTGTTTACAGCATCCAAGTTGTGTTtgtttgacctgctgcacaGCAGGCCTGGGCTGGATGCAGCACAGGTGGCCCAAGAGATTAAAGCATCTGCGAAGGGGACTGGATGTCTGCTGGAAGCCTGTGTATCTCTGGGACTGTTGAAGAGCGTAGAGAAAA CATGCCAAAAGCCAGTGTATGAGAACACCAAACTGGCCACGGATTTTTTGCGGTCAGATGCCCCCTTTTCGCTGCACGGATACATCCAGCACTGTAACGAAACCATTTGGCCCCTCTTCTCCCACCTTGAGAGTGCTGTGCAGGAGGGGACCAGCCAGCGTGAGAAGGCCTTTGGCAAG GAAACTTCCTCCAACAGTCGGGAAGGCAAACTGAGATTCATGAAGGCCATGCACAACATTGCAAACATTACAGGAAAAACTGTAGCAACAGCATTTAACCTCCGTGATTATAAAACAGCCTGTGACATTggag GGTGCACTGGTGCCATGGCTTATGAGTTCACCAAAGCGCATCGTGGGTTGTCTGTAATAGTGTTTGACTTGCCCGCTGTTGTCGAGTTGAATGAATTTTTCCGACCacagcacacagaaaacaggGTGTCATTTGTAGCAG gagatttttttaaagatgaattGCCCAAAGCAGACTTGTATATCCTGGCGAGAATTCTTCATGACTTGCCTGATGAGAAAGTGCATATTCTACTGAGTAAGATCGCAGATGCATGCACTTCAG GCTGTGGACTCCTGCTAAGCGAGATCTTCCTGGATGAAGGCAGAAGGGCCCCCAGTCGCGGGCTGCTGCAGGCCCTTAGCATGAGCGAGGGGAAACAGAGGAGCGCAGCTGAATATAGCCTGCTTTTGAAGAGCCACGGTTTCATCACAACACATACCAGACATACAGACAACCTCCTGGATGCCATGCTGTGCATCAAAGCTTGA
- the asmtl gene encoding putative bifunctional dTTP/UTP pyrophosphatase/methyltransferase protein isoform X1 has product MVLNPVISKLAGKLVVLASASPRRLEILRSAGLRFEVVPSWFKETLNKGLFKSPHEYAVETAKQKALEVARRMPFKHLKTPDIVIGADTIVSVDGMILEKPLDKHDAYRMLSSLSGKEHSVFTGVAIVLCHEKENEEVDYQLIEFHEETKVKFADLSEEMLWEYINSGEPMDKAGGYGIQALGGMLVEYVHGDFLNVVGFPLNHFCKQLDLIYNFSTSSLDQKSEPVPLAQPSHKSSDKHNSPSIPRPSSPYGCQTHHTQISPTASPVHKVKRKDNESEVSESSRTLVNSLSKHTDDGEAKLHENATFPREQVIEPKKRDLEKICELMDGFKASKALFTASKLCLFDLLHSRPGLDAAQVAQEIKASAKGTGCLLEACVSLGLLKSVEKTCQKPVYENTKLATDFLRSDAPFSLHGYIQHCNETIWPLFSHLESAVQEGTSQREKAFGKETSSNSREGKLRFMKAMHNIANITGKTVATAFNLRDYKTACDIGGCTGAMAYEFTKAHRGLSVIVFDLPAVVELNEFFRPQHTENRVSFVAGDFFKDELPKADLYILARILHDLPDEKVHILLSKIADACTSGCGLLLSEIFLDEGRRAPSRGLLQALSMSEGKQRSAAEYSLLLKSHGFITTHTRHTDNLLDAMLCIKA; this is encoded by the exons ATGGTACTGAACCCGGTCATTTCCAAGCTTGCTGGTAAGCTAGTTGTGTTGGCCAGTGCTTCTCCGAGGAGACTGGAGATTCTGCGCAGTGCG GGGTTACGATTTGAGGTTGTACCATCCTGGTTTAAGGAAACCCTCAATAAAGGGCTTTTCAAATCACCTCATGAGTATGCTGTTGAGACAGCCAAGCAGAAGGCCTTGGAGGTAGCCAGGAGGATGCCATTT AAACACCTGAAGACTCCAGATATAGTTATCGGGGCCGACACAATTGTG AGTGTAGATGGCATGATTCTGGAGAAACCATTGGACAAACATGATGCTTATAGGATGCTGTCAAG TTTGAGTGGTAAAGAGCACAGTGTGTTCACTGGTGTAGCTATCGTCCTCTGCCATGAAAAGGAAA ATGAAGAAGTCGATTACCAGCTGATTGAATTCCACGAAGAAACTAAAGTGAAGTTTGCTGATCTCTCAGAAGAAATGCTGTGGGAGTACATTAATAGCGGTGAACCCAT ggacAAGGCTGGTGGCTATGGCATTCAGGCTCTGGGTGGCATGCTGGTAGAGTATGTCCATGGAGACTTTCTCAATGTTGTGGGTTTCCCTCTCAACCACTTCTGCAAACAGCTAGACCTTATTTACAATTTTTCTACTTCCTCTTTGGACCAGAAAAGTGAGCCTGTCCCTCTGGCTCAGCCTAGCCACAAGTCTTCAGACAAACACAACTCCCCATCCATTCCCAGACCAAGCAGCCCCTATGGTTGTCAAACACATCATACCCAGATCAGCCCCACAGCCAGTCCTGTCCATAAG gtgaaaagaaaagacaatgaAAGTGAAGTGAGTGAAAGTTCCAGGACATTGGTCAACAGCTTGTCTAAACATACAGATGACGGGGAGGCCAAGCTCCATGAGAATGCAACATTTCCAAGAGAGCAGGTGATTGAACCTAAAAAAAGAGATTTGGAGAAAATCTGTGAACTGATGGATGGATTCAAAGCCTCAAAG GCACTGTTTACAGCATCCAAGTTGTGTTtgtttgacctgctgcacaGCAGGCCTGGGCTGGATGCAGCACAGGTGGCCCAAGAGATTAAAGCATCTGCGAAGGGGACTGGATGTCTGCTGGAAGCCTGTGTATCTCTGGGACTGTTGAAGAGCGTAGAGAAAA CATGCCAAAAGCCAGTGTATGAGAACACCAAACTGGCCACGGATTTTTTGCGGTCAGATGCCCCCTTTTCGCTGCACGGATACATCCAGCACTGTAACGAAACCATTTGGCCCCTCTTCTCCCACCTTGAGAGTGCTGTGCAGGAGGGGACCAGCCAGCGTGAGAAGGCCTTTGGCAAG GAAACTTCCTCCAACAGTCGGGAAGGCAAACTGAGATTCATGAAGGCCATGCACAACATTGCAAACATTACAGGAAAAACTGTAGCAACAGCATTTAACCTCCGTGATTATAAAACAGCCTGTGACATTggag GGTGCACTGGTGCCATGGCTTATGAGTTCACCAAAGCGCATCGTGGGTTGTCTGTAATAGTGTTTGACTTGCCCGCTGTTGTCGAGTTGAATGAATTTTTCCGACCacagcacacagaaaacaggGTGTCATTTGTAGCAG gagatttttttaaagatgaattGCCCAAAGCAGACTTGTATATCCTGGCGAGAATTCTTCATGACTTGCCTGATGAGAAAGTGCATATTCTACTGAGTAAGATCGCAGATGCATGCACTTCAG GCTGTGGACTCCTGCTAAGCGAGATCTTCCTGGATGAAGGCAGAAGGGCCCCCAGTCGCGGGCTGCTGCAGGCCCTTAGCATGAGCGAGGGGAAACAGAGGAGCGCAGCTGAATATAGCCTGCTTTTGAAGAGCCACGGTTTCATCACAACACATACCAGACATACAGACAACCTCCTGGATGCCATGCTGTGCATCAAAGCTTGA